Proteins encoded together in one Penaeus vannamei isolate JL-2024 chromosome 11, ASM4276789v1, whole genome shotgun sequence window:
- the LOC138863313 gene encoding uncharacterized protein produces the protein MLVSRRHSPFDTPIPTILLDGRALPLQASISILGVEMNSALTFTGHVKTIARRAAWKLNCVRRISHLLDSQGICTLYAAQVRSLMEYAPLTWSSCPPSYLGLLDKIQQRAQRLICLKAPPDQSSPLIQPLQQRRDVAGLCVIYKTHKQSAPHLTALRQPWSQPHGHATRAAATGDDQLVVPFARTETFLRSFLPRYTRMWNHLVQQTQLHRTTSLHTFKSAINAWIKQP, from the coding sequence ATGCTGGTCTCCCGAAGACACAGTCCCTTCGACACTCCCATCCCCACTATCTTGCTTGATGGGAGGGCGCTGCCCCTGCAGGCTTCCATCTCCATACTGGGCGTGGAAATGAACAGCGCCCTGACCTTCACTGGCCACGTCAAGACCATAGCCAGGAGAGCCGCCTGGAAACTTAACTGTGTCCGGCGGATATCACATCTCCTCGATTCCCAGGGAATCTGCACCTTATATGCAGCTCAAGTCCGCTCCCTCATGGAGTATGCCCCTCTCACCTGGTCATCCTGTCCCCCTTCATACTTAGGCCTTCTTGACAAGATTCAGCAACGGGCACAACGCTTGATATGTCTGAAGGCCCCGCCAGACCAGTCGTCTCCCCTCATACAGCCACTACAGCAACGTCGTGATGTGGCAGGTCTGTGTGTCATCTACAAGACTCACAAGCAGAGCGCCCCGCACCTGACTGCACTCCGCCAGCCCTGGTCTCAACCACACGGCCACGCCACCCGCGCTGCCGCTACCGGGGATGACCAACTCGTCGTCCCTTTCGCCAGGACGGAGaccttcctccgctccttcctcccgCGCTACACACGAATGTGGAACCACCTAGTACAGCAGACTCAGCTTCACCGCACCACCTCATTACACACCTTTAAGTCTGCTATAAATGCTTGGATTAAACAACCATAA